One region of Elusimicrobiota bacterium genomic DNA includes:
- a CDS encoding sulfurtransferase: MEHAQGFLKLVNEAKSRIHETSIGEVRARLARGEKFLLIDVREDREWEKGHILGAVHMGRGVLERDIEGAIPDKNAEIVLYCGGGFRSALSADNLQKMGYKNVVSMDGGFRGWVEAKGAVER; encoded by the coding sequence GTGGAGCACGCCCAGGGTTTTTTAAAGCTGGTCAACGAGGCCAAGAGCCGGATACACGAAACGAGCATCGGAGAGGTTAGGGCGAGGCTCGCCCGTGGCGAGAAATTCTTGCTGATTGACGTGCGCGAGGACCGGGAATGGGAGAAGGGCCATATTCTCGGGGCCGTTCACATGGGACGCGGGGTCCTCGAGCGCGACATTGAAGGTGCGATTCCGGACAAGAACGCCGAGATCGTGCTCTACTGCGGCGGGGGATTCCGCTCCGCGCTCTCGGCCGACAACCTGCAGAAAATGGGGTACAAGAACGTCGTCTCCATGGACGGAGGGTTTCGAGGCTGGGTCGAGGC